A DNA window from Engraulis encrasicolus isolate BLACKSEA-1 chromosome 3, IST_EnEncr_1.0, whole genome shotgun sequence contains the following coding sequences:
- the mamdc2a gene encoding MAM domain-containing protein 2a isoform X2, with protein MFARQLLPFLVLTLVKAQQQPLLLPGSCSFEFSTCGYTSDPKHATWTVNEEGRFITADAALMGPKEKAVLQGPEMEPMEWGCLRMVYQITGKGSLQLHLRPYGENFDYTLWTSERTSDSWLIASIDLRNTSQPFQLLMEGQPGREAGNSVAIFEIHIVPGFCIECDFEEHHLCGYSNQWNPNVNWYVGGSLARDPQSDLPDDHTMHNERGHYMYVDSVYAKKFQEVAKLLSPMTTTPMSGCLSFYYQRNQARGNYFSLLTRDELGHFEELWRPDAYDTRDWKLEQVDIKAPHPLEVVFEVAFNSPRGGYVAIDDISFSSEFCHSETDPNFDPSTANCDFEEGFCEYNQEKIGGSVWNRVNVKPNVYRVGDHTTGAGSFLLANTRSTSLPGYVGRLHGPVLPGNHKYCLRFYYALHGFVKIDNSLALYIYDDNNVAQEKVWTVTESSRDVWTEVDLTFQKPMPTKIVFVTICRNFWDCGLVALDDITVTIGDCRVTAGPLRPTPGQCNFEQDECGYTQEKKQRVSVRGGGWLRMQGQTPTSYTGPKGDHTLGGTICTSRHPI; from the exons GCCGCTTCATCACAGCTGACGCGGCCCTGATGGGGCCAAAGGAGAAGGCCGTGCTCCAGGGCCCGGAGATGGAGCCCATGGAGTGGGGCTGCCTGCGCATGGTCTACCAGATCACGGGCAAGGGCTCGCTGCAGCTGCACCTGCGGCCCTACGGGGAGAACTTCGACTACACCCTCTGGACCTCCGAGAGGACCTCCGACAGCTGGCTCATCGCCAGCATCGACCTGCGCAACACCTCCCAGCCATTTCAG CTCTTAATGGAAGGGCAGccgggcagagaggcaggcaacaGCGTGGCCATCTTTGAAATCCACATAGTACCTGGATTCTGCATAG AGTGTGACTTTGAGGAGCACCACTTGTGTGGCTACAGCAATCAGTGGAATCCCAATGTGAACTGGTACGTGGGAGGCAGCCTCGCTCGCGACCCTCAATCCGACCTGCCAGATGATCACACCATGCACAATGAAAGAG GACACTACATGTACGTGGACTCAGTCTACGCCAAGAAGTTCCAGGAAGTGGCAAAACTGCTGTCGCCGATGACGACCACCCCCATGTCGGGCTGCCTGTCGTTCTACTACCAGCGTAACCAGGCGCGGGGGAACTACTTCTCCTTGTTGACCCGGGACGAGCTGGGGCACTTTGAGGAGCTGTGGAGGCCGGACGCCTACGACACCAGAGACTGGAAGCTGGAGCAGGTCGACATCAAGGCCCCACACCCGCTGGAG GTGGTGTTCGAAGTGGCTTTCAACAGTCCACGCGGTGGTTACGTTGCCATTGACGACATATCCTTCTCTTCAGAGTTCTGCCACTCGGAGACAG ACCCGAACTTTGACCCCTCCACTGCCAACTGTGATTTTGAGGAGGGTTTCTGCGAGTACAACCAGGAGAAGATCGGAGGCTCGGTGTGGAACAGGGTCAATGTGAAGCCCAACGTGTACCGGGTTGGGGATCATACAACCGGAGCTG GCTCCTTCCTCCTGGCCAACACccgctccacctctctccctggttACGTGGGCCGCCTTCACGGTCCAGTGTTACCCGGCAACCACAAGTATTGCCTGAGGTTCTACTACGCCCTGCACGGCTTCGTGAAGATTGACAACTCCCTGGCTCTCTACATCTATGACGACAACAATGTGGCGCAGGAGAAGGTGTGGACCGTGACGGAGAGCTCCAGGGACGTTTGGACGGAAGTGGACCTGACCTTTCAGAAGCCCATGCCCACCAAG ATTGTGTTTGTTACCATCTGTCGGAACTTCTGGGACTGCGGCTTGGTGGCTCTCGATGACATCACGGTGACAATTGGAGACTGTCGTGTCACAGCTG GGCCTCTGCGGCCAACTCCAGGCCAGTGCAACTTTGAGCAGGACGAGTGCGGCTACACGCAGGAGAAGAAGCAGCGGGTGTCCGTGAGGGGGGGAGGGTGGCTGCGCATGCAGGGCCAGACGCCCACCTCCTACACGGGGCCCAAGGGGGACCACACCTTAGGG GGCACTATATGTACATCGAGGCATCCCATATGA